From the genome of Natrinema marinum:
TGGCAGCGCCGGTTCCGGGCGCTCGGCGACGTTCGGTTCGTCCACGTGACCGCGAGCCTCGAGACTTGCCTCGAGCGCAACCGCCGCCGCACCGATTCGATCGACGAACAGGGCGTTCACGTCGTCTACCGCGAGTTCGAGAGCCCCGACGCCGATCTGGTGATCGACACCGACCGCCGTGACCCCGACGAGGCGGTCGACCGGCTCGCCGTGGCGCTCGAGACGTGGCCGGAGTGACGGCTGTAGCGACGACGGCGGTCGCCGTCGTGTCTCCGTTCACGGCTCCGCGGTCTCGCTTCTACCCGATCGACTGTCACCCTAATGTTCAACACAGTATCCCTCGTTCTTCCGAGTATGGAATTCAGAAACTGGCTCCGCTGCCCGGCCTGTTCCACGGCCGAGGCAGTGAGTGTCCTCGCCTACGGGACGGAGGTCGTCCTCGAGTGCTACGAGTGTGGCCACACGGGCGAGTTCACTCTCGGCCGAGACATCCCGTTTCAAGATGTGGCGGACGGGGTGGCCGACGGTGGCTTCGACGACGGCCGTCCCGAGTGAACGGTACCCCTCGTTGGGATTCCAGTGAGTGCCAGCTGCTCGAGCCTCTCAGCGGTCGTAGGAATGTCACTCGAGGTAGTGAGAATGCGCAACTGCGTGTGGACTGACCGATGTCCGTTCTGGTGAGAATGGTGAGCCCCGGTGTGGTTGGGCCATAGCGGGACTCACCAGTCGCACCTTATTGGTGGACCGCCAAATAGATTGTGTGACTATTCGAGTAACAAATCGGCCGTACCCCGGTTCGCGAAACGGCTACTTCTACCGGTGAAAACCAGAGAGATGAACCCTTTTGCATCTCCGCGTCCTACGTTGCATGATCGGATATGTTCGTGGTTGGGCCATGACACAAGACGAAACGATACAAAAGGCGACCGAGTTGCTACAGGATCTCGGGCTGCAGGAGTACGAAGCGCGCTGTTTCGTGGCGCTGAACCAGCTCCCGAGTGGAACGGCCAAGGAGATCCACGAGATCTCCGGGGTGCCGCGGACGAGGGTATACGACGCGATTCGCGTCTTGGAGACGGAGGGCTTGGTCGAAGTTCAACACTCCAATCCGCAGGTGTACCGTGCCGTCGATATCGATGAGGCCACGCAGACCCTCCGAAGGAAGTACACGAATCGGATCGAAACCCTCGAAACCCACCTCAAGAACACGGACGTTCGGAAGACCGAGGAGAAAGATCACGTTCAGGAAGTCTGGTCGTTGTCCGGCAACGACGCGATCGAGTCGCGGATGCTCGAGCTGATCGACGGCGCGGAGTCGGAGATCGCGCTCGTCGTCGTCGACGAAGCGATCCTATCCGAGACGCTGTTCGACGAACTGGCGGAGGCAGCGAAGAGCGACCTCTCGATACTGCTCGGCGGAAAGACCGACGCGATTACGGACCGGTTCGGATCGGAACTACCGACCGTTCGGATTTTCGAAACGAGTCTCGACTGGCTGACCGGGATGCCGGGCGAGGAGGCAGTCGCAGTCAGCCGCATTCTGCTCGTCGACCGTGAGGTGCTCCTGATCGGCTCGTACTATCCGGACGACAACGAGGCGAAAGCGAAAGAACAGGCCGTGTTCGCGCGCGGCCTCGAGAACGGGATCGTCGTCCTGCTTCGCCGCCTGATAACGATGGGGCTCTCGACCGTCGGCGATCCGACGGACTGACGGGTAGCTCGAGGAGCGATCTGACGAGAGGCCGGGCCCAACCGACTGCGACTGGGAGCTGCTGAGCCGGTAGGGATGCT
Proteins encoded in this window:
- a CDS encoding AAA family ATPase: MIVVVCGPPGAGKTTLATRVRDRLEARAVPVRLFHSDDFSSRTYDQLSERVRDAPPAAVTLVDGTFYRREWQRRFRALGDVRFVHVTASLETCLERNRRRTDSIDEQGVHVVYREFESPDADLVIDTDRRDPDEAVDRLAVALETWPE
- a CDS encoding TrmB family transcriptional regulator translates to MTQDETIQKATELLQDLGLQEYEARCFVALNQLPSGTAKEIHEISGVPRTRVYDAIRVLETEGLVEVQHSNPQVYRAVDIDEATQTLRRKYTNRIETLETHLKNTDVRKTEEKDHVQEVWSLSGNDAIESRMLELIDGAESEIALVVVDEAILSETLFDELAEAAKSDLSILLGGKTDAITDRFGSELPTVRIFETSLDWLTGMPGEEAVAVSRILLVDREVLLIGSYYPDDNEAKAKEQAVFARGLENGIVVLLRRLITMGLSTVGDPTD